One window of Candidatus Tokpelaia hoelldoblerii genomic DNA carries:
- a CDS encoding Histidine kinase (bhsal07740), producing the protein MSARDSSICGFTETEMTSSFVEKQSGGVIFWRVIAALAVIVGGVFSWCAAKQMLEPELLLILLGAYAGIGMFFLLCAASGACRFSADEQNWLPAIVSLELLEQAVVLTNEHGSVRYMNAAYRRLSENRREGLDVLLGYDETAARIIYRLNRSAREGHEGQGEIDLAGNFVYTVTVKPFRLDGHAMRIWALSRQSKKQSVLVGDLQDAVSHLDYAPAGFAAWDGQGRIGYLNATLAGWLGFDLATFTPGEMMLGTLVGAENMARIHEALTHSAAMPVVMPELDFRSGGQQPRRLRLYITRVMEGGFFRAIILPVDARQPHSSPDRTVQGGQDILQFKNYFDISPVALAVIDETCTVKRANMRFRQLFNLNTGREEPQGLQDFLAMLEQGSAERAGLAIRQALDHGTGQAIAVEAVLNGEEERYVRLYINAVRQGESDVAAVVLSVIETTEQRALEQHMEHSQKMQAVGQLAGGIAHDFNNVLTAIIMSCDFLLGNHRNSDPSHQDIMNIKNSANRAASLVQQLLAFSRRQTLRPEVLDLTERLVDLRPLVTKLVGHTNRLELEHGRALWPVKADGAELGRVIMNLAANARDAMPAGGVLKIRTANIIEPESRNFDYQNFTPGDYVLIEVSDSGNGIAPGILAKIFDPFFTTKEVGKGTGLGLSTVYGIITQTGGYIHCDSGPGRGARFSIYLPRYVENAQDRQESRLAQERREAEKQVINKPVDLSGSATVLLVEDEDAVRMGGMKALQSRGYTVLEAASGIEALEVMKENDGQIDIVVSDVVMPEMDGPTLFKEIRTRYPDMKFVFVSGYARDAFAGKLPEDAQFAFLAKPFSLKQLATTVKEMLAEPNTVSPAPRENSHAAL; encoded by the coding sequence ATGAGTGCCAGGGATTCTTCCATATGCGGTTTCACGGAAACTGAAATGACCTCTTCCTTTGTTGAAAAACAGAGCGGCGGGGTGATTTTCTGGCGTGTCATTGCCGCTTTGGCTGTTATTGTCGGCGGTGTCTTTTCCTGGTGCGCTGCAAAGCAAATGCTGGAACCTGAACTTTTGCTGATCCTGCTTGGCGCTTACGCTGGCATAGGCATGTTTTTTCTGTTGTGCGCTGCCTCTGGCGCATGCCGCTTTTCTGCCGATGAGCAAAACTGGCTGCCGGCTATCGTCTCGCTGGAACTGCTGGAACAGGCGGTCGTCCTGACCAATGAACATGGCTCGGTGCGTTATATGAATGCCGCTTATCGGCGGTTGAGTGAAAACCGGCGCGAAGGCCTGGATGTTTTGCTTGGATATGATGAAACAGCAGCAAGAATCATCTACCGTTTGAACCGTTCTGCCAGGGAAGGGCATGAAGGACAGGGAGAAATCGATCTGGCGGGCAATTTTGTTTACACGGTCACAGTAAAACCGTTCAGGCTTGACGGTCATGCCATGCGGATATGGGCCTTGAGCCGGCAAAGCAAAAAGCAAAGTGTCCTTGTCGGTGATTTGCAGGATGCTGTCAGCCATCTTGATTATGCGCCTGCCGGGTTTGCCGCATGGGACGGGCAAGGGCGTATCGGTTATCTCAATGCGACACTTGCCGGATGGCTGGGATTTGATCTTGCCACTTTTACCCCCGGAGAGATGATGTTGGGCACGCTTGTCGGGGCGGAGAATATGGCGCGTATTCATGAGGCGCTGACACATTCAGCAGCCATGCCTGTTGTCATGCCCGAACTTGATTTCAGAAGTGGCGGACAGCAACCGCGCCGTTTGCGGCTTTATATCACACGGGTGATGGAGGGCGGTTTTTTTCGTGCCATCATTTTGCCGGTGGATGCCAGGCAGCCGCATTCTTCCCCGGACAGAACAGTGCAGGGCGGGCAGGATATCCTGCAGTTTAAAAATTATTTTGACATAAGCCCTGTGGCGCTTGCTGTCATTGATGAAACCTGTACTGTCAAACGCGCCAATATGCGTTTCAGGCAATTGTTTAATCTGAATACCGGAAGAGAAGAACCGCAGGGCTTGCAGGATTTTCTGGCCATGCTGGAGCAAGGGAGTGCGGAAAGAGCAGGGCTTGCCATTCGGCAGGCGCTTGACCATGGCACAGGGCAGGCCATTGCGGTTGAAGCCGTTTTGAATGGCGAGGAAGAACGCTATGTCCGCCTTTATATCAATGCTGTCCGCCAGGGAGAAAGTGATGTCGCTGCGGTTGTGCTCTCGGTGATTGAAACAACTGAACAGCGCGCGCTTGAACAGCATATGGAACACAGCCAGAAGATGCAGGCTGTCGGCCAGCTTGCGGGCGGTATTGCGCATGACTTCAACAATGTGCTGACGGCGATTATCATGTCGTGCGATTTCCTGCTTGGTAACCACCGCAATTCCGACCCGTCACATCAGGATATTATGAATATCAAGAACAGTGCCAACCGGGCGGCGTCGCTTGTTCAGCAATTACTGGCATTTTCCCGCCGGCAGACCCTGCGCCCTGAAGTGCTGGATCTGACAGAAAGACTGGTGGATCTGCGGCCGCTGGTGACAAAGCTTGTCGGTCATACAAACCGGCTGGAACTGGAGCATGGCCGCGCGTTGTGGCCGGTCAAGGCGGATGGGGCCGAGCTTGGGCGCGTTATCATGAATCTGGCAGCCAATGCCCGCGATGCCATGCCAGCGGGCGGTGTGCTCAAAATCCGCACCGCCAATATTATTGAACCGGAAAGCCGCAATTTTGATTATCAGAATTTTACGCCCGGGGATTATGTCCTCATTGAGGTGAGTGACAGCGGCAACGGCATTGCACCGGGTATTCTGGCAAAAATCTTTGACCCGTTCTTCACCACCAAGGAGGTCGGCAAAGGCACGGGGCTTGGCTTGTCAACGGTTTACGGGATTATCACCCAGACCGGCGGCTATATCCATTGCGATTCCGGGCCGGGCCGGGGTGCGCGTTTCAGCATTTATCTGCCGCGTTATGTGGAAAATGCGCAGGACCGGCAGGAAAGCCGGCTGGCGCAGGAGCGTCGCGAGGCGGAAAAACAGGTGATAAACAAGCCGGTTGATCTTTCCGGTTCAGCCACGGTATTGCTGGTTGAGGATGAAGACGCGGTGCGTATGGGCGGGATGAAGGCTCTGCAGTCGCGCGGTTATACGGTGCTGGAGGCGGCAAGCGGGATTGAGGCGCTGGAAGTTATGAAAGAAAATGACGGGCAGATTGATATTGTTGTTTCTGATGTGGTCATGCCGGAAATGGACGGCCCGACTTTATTCAAGGAAATAAGGACGCGGTACCCTGATATGAAATTTGTCTTTGTTTCAGGCTATGCGCGTGATGCTTTTGCCGGAAAATTACCGGAAGACGCACAATTTGCTTTTCTGGCAAAGCCGTTTTCTTTAAAACAACTGGCGACAACGGTGAAGGAAATGCTTGCGGAGCCCAATACCGTAAGCCCCGCACCCCGCGAAAACAGTCACGCTGCTTTATAA
- a CDS encoding Periplasmic binding protein (bhsal07750) produces the protein MRRSLVSAFTALLMGGTMTAAPALADITIGFIGPVTGPVAAYGIQASNGAQTAIEAINARGGINGENLVLKIYDDAADPKQAVSAANQVAGDGVLFVVGPVTSNAAMPASNVLEENGIVMVTPSATGSELSSRGLWNVFRVIGRDDQQADYAAEYVARHWPDKRIAVVHDNETYGKGLADSFREALNAAGVKEVYYGSVTRGEKDYNVMVNRLKDEKVDYIYFGGYHPEGGILLRQMREQGVKAILVGGEGMNTTELGAIAGGAIDGTIFTSSVDVSKEPAAREAIEQFKAKNIPAEVFTINGYAAVQVLADGIKKIGNADDPEGVAEVLKSGKPVPTILGDITYGERGDMTSKAFSLFQWKDASTIVPLAD, from the coding sequence ATGCGGCGATCTCTGGTTTCGGCTTTTACGGCTTTGTTGATGGGGGGCACGATGACGGCCGCACCGGCTTTGGCTGATATCACTATCGGGTTTATCGGGCCGGTTACAGGGCCTGTTGCGGCCTATGGCATTCAGGCAAGCAATGGCGCGCAAACTGCTATTGAGGCGATCAATGCCAGGGGCGGGATCAATGGTGAGAACCTCGTCCTGAAAATTTATGATGATGCGGCTGATCCCAAACAGGCTGTTTCTGCCGCCAATCAGGTGGCGGGCGATGGCGTGCTTTTTGTTGTCGGCCCTGTAACGTCCAATGCGGCTATGCCGGCTTCCAATGTTCTGGAAGAAAACGGCATTGTGATGGTTACGCCTTCGGCAACGGGGTCTGAATTGAGCAGCCGCGGCTTGTGGAATGTTTTCCGTGTTATCGGGCGCGATGACCAGCAGGCGGATTATGCCGCTGAATATGTTGCCAGGCACTGGCCGGACAAGCGCATTGCCGTTGTGCATGACAATGAAACCTATGGCAAGGGGCTTGCGGATTCTTTCAGGGAAGCGCTGAATGCGGCCGGTGTGAAGGAAGTCTATTATGGTTCTGTCACCCGTGGTGAAAAGGATTATAATGTTATGGTCAACCGCCTGAAAGATGAAAAGGTTGATTATATTTATTTCGGCGGCTACCACCCGGAAGGCGGTATTCTGTTGCGTCAGATGCGTGAGCAGGGTGTTAAAGCCATTCTTGTCGGTGGCGAAGGGATGAACACCACCGAGCTTGGCGCTATCGCCGGTGGCGCCATTGATGGCACAATCTTTACCAGTTCTGTTGATGTCAGCAAGGAGCCTGCCGCCAGGGAAGCGATTGAACAGTTCAAGGCAAAGAATATTCCGGCAGAAGTCTTCACGATAAACGGTTATGCGGCTGTGCAGGTCTTGGCTGACGGGATTAAAAAAATCGGCAATGCGGATGACCCGGAAGGGGTTGCCGAAGTGCTGAAATCAGGCAAGCCTGTTCCCACTATCCTGGGGGATATCACCTATGGTGAGCGTGGTGATATGACATCAAAGGCTTTTTCGCTGTTCCAGTGGAAAGATGCCTCGACAATCGTACCGCTGGCTGATTAA
- a CDS encoding Hypothetical protein (bhsal07760) — protein sequence MWSFKTVLLVGTSLAITGCGSVKSQRRIAPPAPHPSMETTASISPVTTPGTPQFLAWERAHNAYEQQAQAYWDDVAQKRRQRTAKRKARQNIQLDDYVLMQPPVYSGPPCPATPGSAIKPPVQRAPVPGVDHFIASARQVYGYTPDRPGSEAEFMRAYANAALETGLTRNQLVALYAFETGGNGTHDLQSGMLPGKADAKPISTAIGYNQLVATASVSVMSEFGPAIAGTLRKQAAYESPARQRQLQKKAAIVDKMVIEARRVPHQWAAQAELAKTPVGLGIHAMTLDKDIGPLLQIHKLRTSVRHLHAYGIKRTVSGAELEMLNLTGDGNGLDMISMPAAFRAQVPTANFFQRTGYERNPVARRHNTVARLLDETRSKMLKNMEKEGAQALSQAFRSQILARN from the coding sequence ATGTGGTCATTTAAAACAGTTTTGCTGGTTGGCACAAGCCTTGCAATCACAGGATGCGGCAGCGTCAAAAGCCAGCGCCGTATTGCCCCGCCTGCGCCGCACCCCTCTATGGAAACAACCGCAAGTATCAGCCCCGTTACAACACCCGGAACCCCGCAATTTCTGGCATGGGAGCGAGCACACAATGCCTATGAGCAGCAGGCACAGGCTTATTGGGATGATGTTGCGCAAAAACGGCGCCAGCGCACAGCAAAACGCAAAGCCCGGCAAAACATCCAGTTGGACGATTATGTGTTGATGCAACCGCCCGTTTATAGCGGTCCGCCGTGCCCCGCCACACCGGGCAGCGCCATCAAACCACCGGTGCAGCGCGCCCCCGTTCCGGGCGTTGATCATTTTATCGCTTCTGCCCGGCAGGTTTATGGCTACACGCCTGACCGCCCTGGTTCGGAAGCGGAGTTTATGCGCGCTTATGCCAATGCCGCACTGGAAACCGGCCTGACGCGCAATCAGCTTGTCGCGCTTTATGCTTTTGAAACCGGCGGTAACGGCACCCATGACCTGCAGTCAGGTATGCTGCCGGGCAAAGCTGATGCAAAGCCGATTTCAACCGCAATCGGCTACAACCAGCTGGTGGCGACGGCAAGCGTCAGCGTTATGTCAGAGTTCGGCCCGGCAATCGCCGGCACCTTGCGCAAACAAGCGGCTTATGAAAGCCCCGCAAGGCAACGGCAATTGCAGAAAAAAGCTGCCATTGTTGATAAAATGGTGATTGAGGCGCGCCGCGTCCCCCATCAATGGGCAGCGCAGGCAGAACTGGCAAAAACGCCTGTCGGCCTTGGCATTCACGCCATGACGCTGGACAAGGATATCGGCCCCCTGTTGCAAATTCACAAATTGCGCACCTCAGTGCGGCATCTGCATGCCTACGGGATTAAACGCACGGTCAGCGGCGCGGAACTTGAAATGCTCAACCTGACCGGTGACGGCAACGGGCTTGATATGATCAGCATGCCGGCAGCTTTTCGCGCGCAAGTGCCGACAGCCAATTTCTTCCAGCGCACAGGCTATGAACGCAATCCTGTTGCCCGACGCCACAACACCGTTGCCCGACTTTTGGATGAAACGCGCAGCAAGATGCTCAAAAATATGGAAAAAGAGGGCGCGCAGGCGCTGTCACAGGCTTTCCGGTCGCAGATACTCGCCCGTAATTAG
- a CDS encoding Hypothetical protein (bhsal07770) produces the protein MIQYNKVFFIHRLLVYVAAFFALNTMAIAQMAAAPDWPVNDNKAVLSLSATLTENSATITTGLAWRIFKKNTESPATGKDRLSLVESAQGGKARFKLPPGDYILHVAYGRTGIVKPLTLAANENVEERIVLNAGGLKLAASLTNGTLDTNQLHFSVYADSSERPIMSDAKANTILRLNSGTYHVVCQYGAANATVRSTIRIEAGKLTEINVQLHAARVNLKLVNPADRTEIADINWAILNDSGDIVHETTGTNTSVVLSEGNYVALARYKNQTYQRDFSLHSGKNQNLAIAASAENIMDEEALD, from the coding sequence ATGATACAGTATAACAAAGTTTTTTTTATACACCGGCTGCTGGTTTATGTTGCGGCGTTCTTTGCGCTGAATACAATGGCCATAGCCCAGATGGCAGCGGCTCCTGACTGGCCGGTGAATGATAACAAGGCAGTTCTCAGTCTTTCCGCCACGCTGACGGAAAACAGCGCTACAATCACCACCGGCCTGGCATGGCGGATCTTCAAAAAAAACACCGAATCACCGGCAACCGGCAAGGACAGGCTTTCTCTGGTAGAGAGCGCACAGGGAGGGAAAGCCCGCTTCAAACTGCCGCCCGGGGATTATATCCTTCATGTCGCCTATGGCAGAACCGGCATTGTCAAACCCCTCACGCTTGCAGCCAATGAAAATGTTGAAGAACGCATTGTCCTCAATGCCGGCGGTCTTAAACTGGCTGCCTCACTGACAAACGGTACGCTGGATACAAATCAGCTGCATTTTTCTGTCTATGCGGACAGCAGCGAGAGACCGATTATGAGTGACGCAAAAGCCAATACGATTTTACGGCTGAACAGCGGCACCTACCATGTGGTTTGCCAATATGGCGCCGCCAATGCGACTGTGCGCTCCACAATCAGGATTGAAGCGGGAAAACTCACTGAAATCAATGTACAGCTTCATGCCGCACGGGTTAATCTCAAGCTGGTAAATCCGGCAGACCGGACAGAAATAGCGGATATAAACTGGGCCATTTTGAATGATTCCGGTGATATCGTCCATGAAACCACCGGTACAAATACCAGTGTGGTTTTATCCGAAGGCAATTATGTCGCTCTTGCCCGCTACAAAAATCAAACCTATCAGCGGGATTTTTCCCTTCATTCCGGCAAGAATCAGAATCTGGCCATCGCTGCTTCCGCAGAAAATATCATGGATGAGGAAGCCCTGGATTAA
- a CDS encoding Iron-sulfur cluster assembly accessory protein (bhsal07780): protein MSVTLTDAAASRIATILAEKADMHALRISVEGGGCSGFSYKYELVAEQNADDLVIEKNGARVLIDSTSLPFMDGAEINFVDNLMGQAFEINNPNASSSCGCGTSFSI, encoded by the coding sequence ATGAGCGTAACCCTGACAGATGCTGCCGCAAGCCGCATTGCCACAATTCTGGCGGAAAAAGCCGATATGCACGCTTTGCGCATATCGGTTGAAGGCGGCGGCTGTTCGGGCTTTTCCTATAAATATGAGCTGGTGGCAGAGCAAAACGCTGACGATCTGGTTATTGAGAAAAACGGCGCACGGGTTTTGATTGATTCAACCTCCCTGCCCTTTATGGATGGGGCAGAAATCAATTTTGTCGACAACCTGATGGGACAGGCCTTTGAAATCAACAACCCGAATGCTTCCTCCTCCTGCGGATGCGGCACCAGTTTTTCGATATAA
- a CDS encoding Deoxyguanosinetriphosphate triphosphohydrolase-like protein (bhsal07790): MQLENIGYGYMPRAVYATDPGRSRGRLVPETESLTRTPFQRDRDRIIHSNAFRRLKHKTQVFVAHEGDHYRTRLTHTIEVAQIARALARALRLDEDLAEAVALVHDFGHTPFGHAGEDGLNRVMADYGGFDHNAQTLRIVTALEHRYARFSGLNLSWETLEGLAKHNGPLSGRHAPGKTVPEAVADYCRQFDLAIETFAGPEAQCAAIADDIAYNAHDIDDGLRAGLITLCQLEDVGLTAGLIARIRAAWPGLDTARCGYELVRHQITVMIEDVIREAQMRLAMLAPQSVADIYAADRALVSFSAPMSGQEKELKAFLYKNLYYHEKVQEHRQSGERIVEELFGAYMNDTAQMPEEWQKNVSALTPKAHARHVADFLSGMTDHYAIREYQRLFDCKADLF; this comes from the coding sequence ATGCAATTGGAAAATATCGGATATGGCTATATGCCGCGCGCTGTTTATGCCACGGATCCGGGCAGAAGCCGCGGCCGTCTGGTGCCGGAGACAGAAAGCTTGACACGCACACCTTTCCAGCGTGATCGCGACAGAATCATCCATTCCAATGCTTTTCGCCGCCTGAAACACAAGACACAGGTGTTTGTCGCCCATGAAGGCGACCATTATCGCACACGTCTTACCCATACGATTGAAGTGGCGCAGATTGCCCGCGCCTTGGCACGCGCCCTGCGGCTGGACGAGGATCTGGCCGAGGCTGTCGCGCTGGTGCATGATTTCGGCCATACGCCCTTTGGCCATGCCGGGGAAGACGGGCTGAACAGGGTGATGGCTGATTATGGCGGTTTTGACCATAATGCCCAGACTTTGCGCATTGTGACAGCGCTGGAACACCGTTATGCCCGGTTTAGCGGTCTGAATTTGAGTTGGGAAACGCTGGAAGGGCTGGCCAAGCACAATGGTCCGCTGAGCGGGCGCCATGCGCCGGGTAAAACAGTGCCTGAAGCGGTAGCGGATTATTGCCGCCAGTTTGACCTTGCGATTGAAACATTTGCCGGACCTGAAGCGCAATGCGCTGCTATTGCCGATGATATTGCCTATAATGCCCATGATATTGATGATGGTCTGCGCGCCGGTCTGATCACGCTGTGCCAGCTTGAAGATGTCGGGTTGACAGCGGGGTTGATTGCACGGATACGCGCTGCATGGCCCGGCCTTGACACAGCGCGCTGCGGTTATGAGCTTGTCCGCCACCAGATTACTGTGATGATAGAGGATGTTATCCGTGAGGCACAAATGCGCCTTGCCATGCTTGCCCCGCAAAGTGTTGCGGATATTTATGCGGCGGACCGTGCGCTCGTCAGTTTTTCGGCGCCGATGAGCGGCCAGGAAAAAGAATTGAAGGCGTTTTTATACAAAAACCTGTATTATCATGAAAAAGTGCAGGAACACCGGCAATCGGGAGAGAGAATTGTTGAAGAGCTTTTTGGCGCCTATATGAATGATACAGCGCAAATGCCGGAAGAATGGCAGAAGAATGTTTCAGCACTCACACCGAAAGCCCATGCCCGCCATGTGGCGGATTTTCTGTCAGGTATGACGGATCACTACGCTATCCGCGAATATCAGCGTTTGTTTGACTGCAAGGCAGATTTATTCTAA
- the argS gene encoding Arginine--tRNA ligase (bhsal07800), giving the protein METSMNIFTEFENRIKTLLQASDMKSSDGSGLDLSRVSVEAPRDPSHGDLATNAAMVLSKAVGENPRNLAERICTLLRGDKDIVAIDVAGPGFINLRLTDAFWQARLAAMLQAGVDYGRVQIGKGAKINVEYVSANPTGPLHVGHCRGAVVGDVLANLLQFAGYDVTKEYYVNDAGGQIDVLARSVMLRYREALGEMIGEIPEGLYPGDYLVPLGKALVDEFGDKLLAMEEGKALQLVRERAIDAMMKLIRDDLATLNIHHDLFFSERTLHADDAKAIRSAINDLTMRGFIYKGKLPPPKGKPAEDWEDREQTLLRSTQAGDDMDRPLMKSDGSYTYFAADVAYFKNKYDRGFGEMVYVLGADHGGYVKRLEAVAKAVSGGKAHLGVLICQLVKLYRDGEPVRMSKRAGNFVTLRDVVEEVGRDPVRFMMLYRKSDAPLDFDFARVTEQSRDNPVFYVQYASARCHSVFRQAREQMQIDVEKRAGLSAHIEHLRHESELGLVRKLAEYPRLVEQAARHQEPHRLAFYLYDLASSLHAHWNKGNEDAALRIVQTDDVAGTMARLALVLMVADVLKSGLTVMGVDAPTEMR; this is encoded by the coding sequence ATGGAAACCAGCATGAATATCTTCACCGAGTTTGAAAACCGTATTAAAACATTGCTGCAGGCTTCAGATATGAAAAGCAGCGATGGCAGCGGGCTTGATTTGTCGCGCGTTTCGGTTGAAGCGCCGCGCGATCCCTCACACGGGGATCTGGCCACCAATGCGGCGATGGTGCTGTCAAAGGCGGTTGGAGAGAATCCGCGCAATCTTGCTGAACGGATTTGCACATTGCTGCGCGGGGACAAGGATATTGTGGCGATTGATGTTGCCGGGCCCGGTTTTATCAATCTGCGCCTGACGGATGCCTTCTGGCAGGCCCGCCTTGCCGCCATGCTGCAGGCGGGGGTGGATTATGGCCGGGTGCAGATCGGCAAGGGCGCAAAAATCAATGTTGAATATGTATCGGCCAATCCCACCGGTCCGCTGCATGTCGGACATTGCCGTGGCGCGGTGGTTGGTGATGTGCTGGCCAATCTTTTGCAGTTTGCCGGTTATGATGTCACCAAGGAATATTATGTCAATGATGCCGGCGGGCAGATTGATGTGCTTGCCCGTTCCGTCATGCTGCGCTACCGTGAAGCGCTGGGGGAAATGATCGGCGAAATTCCCGAAGGGCTTTACCCGGGCGATTATCTTGTGCCGCTGGGCAAGGCGCTGGTTGACGAGTTTGGTGACAAGCTGCTTGCCATGGAGGAGGGCAAGGCGCTGCAACTGGTGCGGGAACGCGCGATTGACGCGATGATGAAGCTTATCCGAGACGATCTTGCAACCCTGAATATCCATCACGATCTGTTTTTTTCCGAACGTACCCTGCATGCTGATGATGCGAAGGCTATCCGCAGCGCGATCAATGATCTGACCATGCGCGGCTTTATTTATAAAGGCAAGCTGCCGCCGCCCAAGGGCAAGCCGGCTGAAGACTGGGAAGACCGCGAGCAGACCCTGTTGCGCTCCACGCAGGCGGGCGATGATATGGACAGGCCGCTGATGAAATCGGACGGTTCTTACACCTATTTTGCCGCTGATGTGGCTTATTTTAAAAACAAGTATGACCGCGGCTTTGGCGAAATGGTTTATGTTCTGGGCGCTGATCACGGCGGCTATGTCAAACGCCTTGAGGCCGTGGCAAAAGCGGTGTCGGGCGGCAAGGCGCATCTTGGTGTGCTGATCTGCCAGCTGGTCAAGCTTTACCGCGATGGCGAGCCGGTGCGCATGAGCAAGCGGGCGGGCAATTTTGTCACCTTGCGCGATGTGGTGGAAGAGGTCGGGCGTGATCCTGTGCGCTTTATGATGCTTTACCGCAAATCCGATGCGCCGCTGGATTTTGACTTTGCCAGGGTGACGGAGCAATCCAGGGATAATCCGGTCTTTTATGTGCAATATGCCAGCGCGCGCTGCCATTCGGTCTTCCGTCAGGCGCGTGAACAGATGCAGATCGATGTGGAAAAACGTGCCGGCTTGTCAGCGCATATTGAACATTTGCGCCATGAAAGTGAACTGGGGCTGGTGCGCAAGCTGGCGGAATATCCGCGCCTGGTTGAGCAGGCGGCACGCCATCAGGAGCCGCACCGGCTGGCGTTTTATCTTTATGATCTGGCAAGCAGCCTGCATGCCCACTGGAACAAAGGCAATGAAGATGCCGCTTTGCGCATTGTCCAGACGGATGATGTTGCAGGAACCATGGCAAGGCTGGCGCTGGTGCTGATGGTGGCGGACGTTTTGAAAAGCGGGCTGACAGTGATGGGGGTTGATGCCCCGACAGAAATGCGCTGA